The Campylobacter concisus genome has a window encoding:
- a CDS encoding AAA family ATPase: MKRNHHHSHSTTHKSTDILSNKIINVKEFTALDIENTNFEWLIPNFLSKQSLNMVYAGAGAGKSMFAIHLCNYLVKNNVNLDEIVYMDADNGIDILQSRQVDKIMDNSSGKIKYILSNSSHRFTIFKKLNREFKAGEIKNRLIIIDSIRNFIKGSLSKDDNITRFMADLQGLRDKGATIIFLHHQPKQGMDKNDENYKGATAFMDSVDEAYYLQNESDSSISINDNEMIVSLKPKKKRSHTKEMVALIDTRELDLKFIEDDFIGLSDKEKISLQLAQEIIDQKGEICQSDLAIAIQKLANKNYYETVGRNTLWKLFDKFDGKLFDIKRLRGYQNCNKKVFVSRIMNKTPKSEQVNFDVHKVEVSTNYFESAKVANSNQLSINKSNLKFLNAIPVNIEPISNVDQHGYSTIRASVGSYCVDIEIINNDLDPLVNELKQCIKDYDKENSYPTFFGGDELLNILLKIKTINELKIVLRSDG, translated from the coding sequence ATGAAGCGGAACCACCACCATAGCCATAGCACAACCCACAAAAGCACTGATATTCTATCAAATAAAATCATAAATGTCAAGGAATTCACTGCTTTGGATATTGAAAATACTAATTTTGAATGGCTGATACCGAATTTCCTTTCAAAACAGAGCTTAAACATGGTATATGCTGGCGCTGGTGCAGGCAAGAGCATGTTTGCTATCCATCTTTGTAATTACTTAGTGAAAAACAATGTCAATCTAGATGAAATCGTTTATATGGATGCTGATAATGGCATTGATATATTACAGAGTAGACAAGTCGATAAAATTATGGATAATAGCAGTGGAAAAATAAAATATATTCTCTCTAACAGCTCGCATAGATTTACTATATTCAAAAAGTTAAATAGAGAATTTAAAGCAGGTGAAATAAAAAATCGACTTATTATTATAGATAGTATTAGAAATTTTATAAAAGGTAGTCTAAGTAAAGATGATAATATAACAAGATTTATGGCAGACCTGCAAGGATTGAGAGACAAGGGTGCTACCATTATATTCCTCCACCACCAACCTAAGCAGGGAATGGATAAAAACGATGAGAATTATAAAGGCGCTACAGCCTTTATGGATAGTGTAGATGAAGCTTACTATTTACAAAACGAAAGTGACAGCTCGATTTCTATCAACGACAATGAAATGATTGTTAGCTTAAAACCAAAGAAAAAGAGAAGCCATACAAAAGAGATGGTTGCTTTAATCGATACCAGGGAATTAGATCTAAAATTTATTGAAGATGATTTTATTGGGCTAAGCGACAAAGAAAAGATATCTTTGCAACTGGCACAAGAAATTATTGATCAAAAAGGTGAAATTTGTCAAAGCGATCTTGCAATAGCCATACAAAAACTTGCAAATAAAAACTACTATGAAACGGTTGGACGTAATACGCTTTGGAAATTATTTGACAAATTTGATGGAAAACTTTTTGATATTAAACGATTAAGAGGATATCAAAATTGTAATAAAAAGGTATTTGTGAGCAGAATAATGAATAAAACACCAAAATCAGAACAAGTAAATTTCGACGTTCATAAAGTCGAAGTATCAACCAATTATTTTGAAAGCGCAAAAGTAGCCAATAGCAACCAACTCTCTATAAACAAGAGCAATTTAAAGTTTTTAAACGCCATTCCTGTTAATATTGAGCCTATATCTAATGTTGATCAACATGGGTATTCAACGATACGAGCATCTGTAGGAAGCTATTGTGTAGATATTGAAATAATAAATAACGATCTTGATCCGCTCGTAAATGAGTTAAAACAATGTATAAAGGACTATGATAAGGAAAATTCGTATCCGACGTTTTTTGGCGGCGATGAACTATTAAATATTTTATTAAAGATTAAGACTATTAATGAATTAAAAATAGTTTTAAGAAGTGATGGCTAA